A single Tamandua tetradactyla isolate mTamTet1 chromosome X, mTamTet1.pri, whole genome shotgun sequence DNA region contains:
- the LOC143670442 gene encoding sorting nexin-2 has protein sequence MAAEREPPPLGDGKPTDFEELEDGEDLFTSTVSTLESSPSSPEPASLRAEDISTNSNGPKPTEVVLDDDREDLFAEATEEVSLDSPEREPILSSDPSPAVTPVTPTTLIAPRIESKSISAPVIFDRSREEIEEEANGDIFDIEIGVSDPEKVGDGMNAYMAYRVTTKTSLSMFSKSEFSVKRRFSDFLGLHSKLASKYLHVGYIVPPAPEKSIVGMTKVKVGKEDSSSTEFVEQRRAALERYLQRTVKHPTLLQDPDLRQFLESSELPRAVNTQALSGAGILRMVNKAADAVNKMTIKMNESDAWFEEKQQQFENLDQQLRKLHAGVEALVCHRKELSANTAAFAKSAAMLGNSEDHTALSRALSQLAEVEEKIDLLHQEQAFADFYMFSELLSDYIRLIAAVKGVFDHRMKCWQKWEDAQITLLKKRETEAKMMVANKPDKIQQAKNEIREWEAKVQQGERDFEQISKTIRKEVGRFEKERIKDFKTVIIKYLESLVQTQQQLIKYWEAFLPEAKAIA, from the coding sequence ATGGCGGCCGAGCGGGAGCCTCCTCCGCTGGGGGACGGGAAGCCCACCGACTTTGAGGAGCTGGAGGACGGGGAGGACCTGTTCACCAGCACCGTTTCCACCCTTGAGTCAAGTCCATCATCTCCAGAACCAGCTAGTCTTCGTGCAGAAGATATTAGTACAAACTCCAATGGTCCAAAACCCACAGAAGTTGTGCTAGATGATGACAGAGAAGATCTTTTTGCAGAAGCCACGGAAGAAGTTTCTTTGGATAGTCCAGAAAGGGAACCTATACTGTCATCAGATCCTTCTCCTGCAGTTACCCCTGTCACCCCTACTACACTCATTGCTCCCAGAATTGAATCAAAGAGTATATCTGCTCCTGTGATCTTCGATAGATCCAGGGAGGAGATTGAAGAAGAAGCAAATGGAGATATTTTTGATATAGAAATTGGTGTATCAGATCCAGAGAAAGTTGGTGATGGCATGAATGCTTACATGGCATATAGGGTAACCACAAAGACTTCCCTTTCCATGTTCAGTAAGAGTGAATTTTCAGTTAAAAGAAGATTCAGTGACTTTCTTGGTTTGCATAGCAAATTAGCAAGCAAATATTTACATGTCGGTTATATTGTGCCACCAGCTCCAGAAAAGAGTATAGTAGGCATGACCAAGGTCAAAGTGGGTAAAGAAGATTCATCATCCACTGAATTTGTTGAACAACGAAGAGCAGCTCTTGAAAGATATCTTCAACGAACTGTGAAACATCCAACTTTACTACAAGATCCTGATTTAAGGCAGTTCTTGGAAAGTTCAGAGCTGCCTAGAGCAGTTAATACACAGGCTCTGAGTGGAGCAGGAATATTGAGGATGGTGAACAAGGCTGCCGACGCTGTCAACAAAATGACAATCAAGATGAATGAATCGGATGCATGGTTTGAAGAAAAGCAGCAGCAATTTGAGAATTTGGATCAGCAACTTAGGAAACTTCATGCTGGTGTTGAAGCCTTGGTCTGTCATAGAAAAGAACTTTCAGCCAACACAGCTGCCTTTGCAAAGAGTGCTGCCATGTTAGGCAATTCTGAGGATCATACTGCTTTATCTAGAGCTTTGTCTCAGCTTGCTGAGGTTGAGGAGAAGATAGACCTGTTACATCAAGAACAAGCTTTTgctgatttttatatgttttcaGAACTACTTAGTGACTACATTCGTCTTATTGCTGCAGTGAAAGGTGTGTTTGACCATCGAATGAAGTGTTGGCAGAAATGGGAAGATGCTCAAATTACTTTGCTCAAAAAACGTGAAACTGAGGCAAAAATGATGGTTGCTAACAAACCAGATAAAATACAGCAagctaaaaatgaaataagagagTGGGAGGCCAAAGTGCAACAAGGAGAAAGAGATTTTGAACAGATTTCTAAAACGATTCGAAAGGAAGTGGGAAGATTTGAGAAAGAGcgaataaaagattttaaaactgtTATTATCAAGTACTTAGAATCATTAGTACAAACACAACAACAGCTAATAAAATACTGGGAAGCATTCCTACCTGAAGCAAAAGCCATTGCCTAG